TGTGGGCGACATGAGCGGCGACGTCTTCGGCAACGGCATGCAGCGGTCCAGGTCCATCCGGCTGATCGCAGCCTTCGACCACCGAGACATCTTCCTCGACCCCGACCCCGACCCCGACGCGTCTTATCGAGAACGACAGCGACTCTTCGATACCGCCGGATCGAGCTGGCAGGACTACGACCGCACTCGAATCAGCCGCGGCGGCGGGGTATGGTCACGCACCACCAAGACCATCGAGCTTTCCGCCGAAATTCGCCGCGCCCTGGGCCTAGCGACCGAGGCGACGTCCCTCACCGCAGACGAGCTGATTCAGGCAATTCTCCGCGCCCCCGTCGACATGGTGTGGAACGGCGGGATCGGCACGTACGTGAAGGCGTCCTTCGAATCCCATCTGTCCGTCGGCGACAAGTCCACCGATACGGTGCGAATCGATGCAGATCAACTGCGGGCAAAGGTAGTCGTCGAAGGCGGCAATCTCGGGCTGACACAGGCAGCTCGAATTCAGTACGCCCGCAACGGAGGGCGAGTCAATACCGATGCTCTGGACAACTCTGCCGGAGTCGACTGCTCGGACCACGAGGTGAACATCAAGATCGCATTGTCGTCCTTGTCCGCCTCCGGGACGCTCGACTTGGCAGATCGCGATGCGCTCTTGCACGACCTCGAACCCGATGTCGCTCGTAAGGTGCTGGCCAACAATTTCGATCACAACGAGACACTGGGAGTAAGCCGTCGAAACGCTGTGGAATTGAACGATGTCCACGCCAGACAGGTTGCGATCCTGCATGATCTCGGTGACCTCGACCGCACAATGACAGGTCTACCGTCGGCCGAGGAATTCGACGCGATGACGCGCGCCGAACGGGGCCTACTCTCCCCCGATTTGGCGGTGCTGATGGCACATACGAAGTTGTCCCTCAAGCGGGACCTGGTAGCAGAACCCGCCCTCGACGAGCCGGAATTTGGCGAGTACTTCGTCAACTACTTTCCCCATCGCCTCCGCTCGGCGGTCGCGACACACGGGCGAGCGCACCCGCTACGCCGCGAAATCGCCGCTACCGAGATAATCAATCACGTTGTTGCTGTCGCGGGATTCTCCTTCGTGCACCGACTTCGCGAGCAAACCGGTGCGAGCACGCTCGATTGCGTGCGGGCCCTGCGCATCGTCTCGGAACTGTTCGGCATCGACGACATCAAGCACATACTGGACACCTCGTGCATGCACGTCGACGTCGCAGACAATGTTCGATTGATCATCCGCCTGCTTCTCGACCGTTGCGCAGCGGTATTGATCAGTCGGCGACGACTGGACTTCAGTCTGGAAACGACCCGGCTCAAGCCGATTCTGCAACAGATCGGCACGCTGGTCACGGACGAGTCAACCGAACCGGACCGCATTCTCCCTGACCCACTACGGACGCTGCTTTGCGACGATGGCGACTCGAACGCAAACCGGATCGCGGACTGGATCCGGTTCGCGCGGTTGGGTCCGGAACTGTTGAATGTCGCTTATCTGGCGACGACGACGCAATGCAATGCGTCCGAGATAGCCACGGTGTTCTTCGATATCCATCGCCGCCTGCGCATTGCGGAACTGGGGGATGCCGTCAACCGAATCAGGATGACCGGATCGCGCTCGCATTTCCTTGCGCGACTTGCGATCGGATTCGAGATAGCAGAAGCCCCGGTCGCGGTGACAGAGTCGCTGCTGATCGCCGGCCACAGTTCCGCTCCGCTGTTCGATGGAGATCTCGGTACCTCGCACCGATTGCAATTGAAGGAGATCGACAGCGTGACCGCCGCCGTCATCAGTGCGGCAGAACCCGACATTGACGACCTTCTCGTGCTGATGCACAGGTTGAAGGGTCTGGCCAATCTCGCTGCTGCGATCGGATCCGTGGCAGCGGACACATGAGGGCTGCCGCCGGGCGCACAATGATGCGCTGACACAGCTGGTGGCCGCACAGCACTTCGGCCTCACGCCCGGTGGCGCTCGGCCGAGGCGCCACTGCCTGCTATTCATCAGCACCTCGGCGATGCGTCGAACGCCACGACGATCACCAATTCCTGGCTGTAAATAGTCGTGGCGTGCACACGGCATCAGACGCCCTCGGAGCAGCTCACGACAGGCTTTGATTTGCGCGGGTGATGGTTCGTTTGATGACGCTGATCATGCCCGGATGCCTTTCCGATGGGCGACGCCGTTGTCGCCCATCGGCCTGCAAAGAGCACTTCGAGGCAGGCTTGTAATGGGCCATGCTCTCGCGGCAACGGGGACGGGCAGACTCGCTGGCCCGTGAGGAGCTAGGCGTCAGGCGGATCTCGGGTCGGCCGTCCGAGTTCTGTCACGAAGGGACCATCGACCTGCGTGTCCTAACGGCCCCGCAACCGCCCGCCACTGACGTTGTGAATGGCCCCGCTGACCCAGTCTCCCGTCGAATCGAGAAGATAGCGCACCGAGTCGACGAGTGGTTGTGTACCACCGAACCCCAGAGGGTGCTCCGCAAGATAGACCGGGACGTCTTCGGGATCCATCGGCGTGCCGGTGTTGCCCGTCGGGCCGGGCATGAGGCAGTTCACCAAGATCCCGGATTCTTCCAGCTGACTGGCCAGTCCCACGGTAAGCCCGACAAGTCCAGCCTTGGCTGCCAGGTATGCCGGCGATATCGTTCGTCCACCGATGTATATCGACGACGAACTCATGAAGATGATCCGGCCATATCCACGGGCCTTCATATTCGGTAGGACGGCTTGCGTGCACCACCACTGCCCGGACAAATCTGTGTCAATGAGGGTGTTCCAGTGCGTGGCGTCGATATCAGAGGCGAGTCCGGGCTGAGCATCGAGGCCGCCGTTGTTTATCAGAGCGTGAATGTTCCCGTGCCGCTGTAGGACTGTTTCCACCATCGAATTGACCGAGTCACGATCGGCGAGATCAACGAAGTGCGCCGTGGCATCTCCCCCAGCATGACGGATGTCGGCGGCGACGGACTCAGCGAGATCGAGGTCGATATCAACCAACGCAACCGTCGCACCCTGCGCAGCGAGGCCGCGACCGATGGCCTCGCCGATTCCCTGTGCACCACCTGTCACGAGGGCAACACCATCAAATGTGCAGGTCATCATCGTCCCCGTCACACCGAGTACCACGAAGTGGCGCCGCCGTCGACTTTGATCACTGCGCCCGTGACGAACGAACTGGCAGGCGACGCCAGGAACAACGCTGCCGAGGCAATCTCGTCCGCCGTGCCATTGCGCTCGAGGAGGATCAGCCTGTCCTGCGCAGCACCGAGACCATCGTCGGAAGCGAACAACTCGAGTCCCTTCTCTGTTGCCGTGGGTCCAGGAACGAGGCAGTTGGCCCGGATATTGTCGGCGCCGTGGTCGACCGCCAGGGCACGGGTGAGGTTGATGATTCCTGCCTTGGCCGCGCAGTAGCCGGCAGATCTGCGCGCTCCGAGAAGACCGTATTCGGATGAGGTCGTGATTATCGATCCGCCGCCGCTCTCGACGAGAGCAGGGATTCCGTACTTGGTGAGATAGAAGGTGCCGCTCAGGTTGACCGCCAGCATGCGTTCCCACGAGTCGACGGACGCTTCGACAGCGCTACCCCACTCATGAGCGCCGACGTTCGCGTAGAGGACGTCGATACGGCCGAAGTCGGCGCTGATCTGGCCGATTGCGCCCTCAACCTGACCGGCGTCACTGACATCCGCCCGGTATGCGCGTGCGATTGGCCCCCCTGCTGCGGCAATCTGCTCGACAACGGGTTCTCCATCTGCGATATCGACCACCGCAACGCAGGCCCCGGCTCGCGCGAACTGTATAGCCGCAGCGCGCCCGATACCCGTCGCAGCGCCGGTGATGACGGCAACACGGCCATCAAGAGATAACTTTCCGGCCCCGCGGGGCGGCTGATGTAGTTCGGTACTCGACTCAGCGGTCATGGCATCCCTTTGTTATCGACTGAGCGAAGTAGGGGCCTGCAGGCTTCCGGCCGTCGTCAGACGGACACCTTCGATGACATACAGCATGAACACAGCATCTCAGCGACGAAGCATACGCGCCGTGGCTGAAACAAGCTGTGCCGCAGAATGATCACAGAGAGCGACCTCCGCGTCAAGGGGCGCCCGGAAGCGCCGCAACCGTCCCGCGCCACAGGGGGGTGAATGTGATGCTCATCAAATTTGAACCCTCATGTGTCTTGACACACGGCGTCCCCGCGCTAACACTTGTACGGATAGCAACCACTTGGGCGCATAGCGCACACGAATCTGTGGGAGAGCCCATGCAGGCTTCAGTGATCGACGATTCTCCGATACTGCGATTTCACCGAAAACTCCGCCTTCAGTGCGGTGGCGGTACGTTCCTCGACGGATACGTGCTCAGCGCGATCGCCGTTGCGATGCCCGGCATCAAGGGCGAGTACGACCTATCAGCCGCCGCGTTGAGCTCGCTCGCCGCGGCCGCGATCGTCGGAATATTTGTGGGAAGTCTCATCTTCGGACCACTGAGCGACAGGCTGGGGCGCCACAAGCTTTTCACCCTGGATCTCGTTGCGTTCGTGGCATTCTCGGCGCTGACATACTTCGTCACCGATCTATGGCAGCTGATATTACTGCGCCTGTTAGCCGGCATCGCCGTCGGAGCCGACTACCCGTTGGCCATGACAATGGTGACCGAATGGATGCCCAGGCGGCATCGAACCGGCGGGATCGGCATGCTCGTCATGTGGTGGTTCGGAGGTGCCATCGCAGCGTACGTCTTCGGGTATGCAATCGTAGCTACCTTCGGCGACGATGCCTGGCGGCTCGTACTGGCGAGCGCCACGATTCCAGCAGCGATAACACTCTTACTCCGTGTAGGGATGCCGGAGTCGCCCAGATGGCTGCTCTCACGCGACCGACGGGACGAGGCTTTGGAAACACTGAAGTCTGTCTACGGCCCGGACGCAACACTGGAAGGACTCGAGACTCCCGCCAAGGACGAGGAACGCGGCCGTCTTCGTGAATTGTTCTCCCGCAAGTACATTCGGCGCACAATCTTTGCTTCCGGTCCGTACGCGGCGCAAGCGACGGCCTTCTACGTCATCTTGACGTTCGAGCCGACCATCTTGAACTCGTTCGGGCTCGGACACGGCCACGCCAGCTACGTGGGATCGGCCGCGACCAGTATCATCTTCTTGATCGGCGTCCTCCCGGTGCAACGCCTAGCCGAGTCGTTCGGCCGACGTCGACTGTACATCTGGTCTTTCGCACTGATGGTTCTGCCTCTGGCCGTTCTAGGAATCTTCCCCCTGGAGTCCGCGATCATCGTCGTCGCCTGTTTCTGCTTCTACGCGTTGGTCTCAGGCCCCACCAGCGTCTTGTCGTGGTCATACCCGAACGAACTCTTTCCGACAAAGATTCGAGCCACAGCAGTTGGTTTTGCGACCTCGATGACTCGAATCAGCGCAGCGATCGGCACCTTCCTGCTACCGATCTCGATCGACTCCCTCGGCATCAGGCCGACAATGCTCATCGGTGCTGGTGTCGTCGCCGCAGGATTGCTGATGTGCATTCTGTGGGCCCCCGAGACAAGTGGCCAGTCACTCGACGAGGCCAGCGCACTACCCGCGGAAGAAACCACCGGACTCAAGGTAAATCCAGCGTGATCTGGGGCCGTAACCGCGCGGCCACACTGTGGATCTGACGGCGTAGAAGCGCCGTCAGATCCACGACGTATCCGAAACACCTCATCGCCCAACCAGAAATCGGTGCACTCAGAGCCGCTCCAGGCGCCGGTGTTGTATGACAACCACTTTCGCTTGTCAAACACTCACCAGGAAATCCGGGGTCGTCGTTGATTGTCTCCGTCGACACGACAGCAACCTCACGAAGGAGGAACATGACTGCCGTACCCCACAGCCCCCGCACCGACGACCCCATGTGCACCTCCCTCGCCGACAACAAAACAGAACAACACCACCGCTCACGACTACCTGCCGCGTCGATCGCTTTAGGGACACTGTCCATTGCGGCGTTCTGGTTGGTAGGACTCGGCCTCGCACTCGGAATTGCCGCGACAATCTGCGGCGCCATCGCCACGACACGGCCCGCGGTCACCGACGACGAAGCAGCATCGCTGCGGGCTCTACTCGGTATTGTCGCCGGCGCCGCAGGGATCACCGTCTCCACGGGCGCCGCCCTGTTCCGCGTGCTGGGGCAACTATGAACCGCACACACAGCTTCATGCAGACCGCATCACCCAATGCTACTTACAGGCAACGATTACGAGCCGTGTCCGACCACCGAGAATTCATCACCGTTCCGAGTCCTCATAGCCTCGACGAGCGTGTCGATCGAGGCCAGCAACTCCGCTGGCGGCGTGGTCAGGTCGAGGGCGTGGCAGTAGATGGTGATGTCGGCGCCTATAACCTCGACGGCAGGGGAGGCGGTGTCGCCTTTCGCGTAGATCAGGTGCCCTTCGCGTAGTCCGAGTGCGGTGCAATAGGCGGTCAGTTGGTACATGTCCGCGTTCGGCCCCCTCTTGCCGGGCGCGGTTGTTTTGTACTTGGCGTCGATCACTGCCACGGGCTTGTCGTCGTTGTCGTACCAGGTCAGGTCAGGTTCGATCGTCACGGTGCGGCCGTGATCGAGGTAACGTGTCGGGCCGGATCCGGGACGCACTCCCCTGCCGCCGCGGCGGCAGATCGCAGCAGCGGTGGTGGTCATCAGAAAATCCTGAAAACACTGTCCACATGTCGAGGACGAAGCCTCGCACGACGACAGTCCCGATGCGGTGCTCGATGGACCGATGCTCGATGATCAGCTCCGACAACTGCAATGCCCAGTGGTAGCGCTCGTTCAATCTCGTTCGCGCCGGAGACGGTTCGGCACCAGCGGTGGGCGGTGTGACGTCTGCGAGGGCGCGGCGACCCCTGGCCAACCTCGTCTGCAGACGGGTTTGCACCACCGCGGACCGGTGTTGACGTCACGATGGCGGCGAGCAGCAGCTGGTTTTCGCCGATGCCTTCTCGCAGATGTTCGTTGCGTCTCGCTCGCGTGCGCAGAGGCCTCACGTCAGGGATGCGTGTCATGCGGCAACGTCCCTGTGAGGGCGCTGACAGTGAGGGCGCTGGCAGGAGCGGACAGCGCGCCCCCTCGCAACGAGGAAAATGCCCATAGCTCCCATATGGGAGCTATGGGCATTTTCGGGGCATCGTTGACTATGCGTGCGTGATGACGTCGAAGCACACCCGAGCTACAGCTCCAGACCTGATACTGCCGCCGTCGGTCAGCACAGGGAACGTGATGCATCCAAATCTACTGGCACTCAATATCTTTCGACGTGGGCTCCAGGTGGGGCCCTGCCGGCAATTGGGCGGACAGGAGTTTTCAGTTCATCGGCACATTTCGTGTGCCGGTCGTCGCGGGAAGGCCGGGACGGCGCAGGATTACTAATTTTCGTGCATCGGCGGAAACCCTCAGATGGCAGCAAAATCGAGCAAGCCGGAACTACTCCGAACGAACTGACGCACCCGCCACAGGCCGATGTCCCAGTTCTTCCAGACGGTCGAGCTCAGCGACAAGCGCGTCTCGACTGGTGTACGTCTCAACCGGATCGCGCCGCGATTCATCCGGTGCCGGGAAATACACTTTCCAGACCGGAGCACCAGCGTCACGTCCGACAGCGATGTGCATCGGTTGCGCGAATTCACCCCAGGCATCGAATACCTGCCTGCGGCTTCGACATGGTCCCACGTCGAATCTTCACAGCCGTCCCATTCACGGCGCGATCGCAGCAGCCGCGTGAGAACCGGGTCGATGAGGTCGTACTCGTTCTCGCCTACAACCCTTCCGACGCCACGAGAGCTTGGAACTCCTCGACCGTCAACTCAGGTGCGAGCTCGATGTAGGCGCTCCCCGCGGTGTCATCGAACGGATTACCGAGTTCCATCGTGCGGACAACAGACCCATCCCCGCCGGGCACATGCGCAGATGCACGACGCCCGGCCTGGCTCGACTTGTTTCGCCGCTTCTTCGCCAGACGCGTAGCTTGTATTGCTTTCTTCGAGCGCCCCATACGGATTCCTTAGCTAACGAACATCTATCCTCTGTAGCCTACGTAAGATCCGGCGATGCGCCTGAAAGATCCCGGCGCACGCGTGGTGCACCCCTTGGCTCCCGCTCAGACCCCGGGAGCGTCCTGCGTGAGCGGATAGAAGGACAACCCCGACC
The Rhodococcus qingshengii JCM 15477 genome window above contains:
- a CDS encoding NAD-glutamate dehydrogenase domain-containing protein encodes the protein MHSASVPDQLPEGFVADESPSEELIVLSDLGERLSALRQGGAELFFRRRGDNLELVTLTATSPPPTLGQVLPMLQCLDLQIVDRRSQALVRGDGLQCHVVAVGLVSTGRLPAATSQQRVRMDDALHAMWRRDTDVDDFNKLVTHAELTWKDVAVLRTYARYLRQLGQPFSARFASSVLVEHADIATALVDLFRSQVVGATATDGASARREYITQAIQAVPQLDADRFLRALLAVVSATTRTNAADPLVPSRDHPLALKIAPQSVPFAPVPRPLFEIYVLSPDVEGVHLRFGRIARGGLRWSDRSEDLRTEILGLATTQQAKNAVIVPVGAKGGFVLRRPPQDSQARSAAAKHGYETFVSALLDVTDNAEKSALNTPAGDTATEDGQDSYLVVAADKGTATFADTANDIACARGFWLGDAFASGGRAGYDHKEMGITARGAWISAQRHLNEIGIDPDRAPFTAVGVGDMSGDVFGNGMQRSRSIRLIAAFDHRDIFLDPDPDPDASYRERQRLFDTAGSSWQDYDRTRISRGGGVWSRTTKTIELSAEIRRALGLATEATSLTADELIQAILRAPVDMVWNGGIGTYVKASFESHLSVGDKSTDTVRIDADQLRAKVVVEGGNLGLTQAARIQYARNGGRVNTDALDNSAGVDCSDHEVNIKIALSSLSASGTLDLADRDALLHDLEPDVARKVLANNFDHNETLGVSRRNAVELNDVHARQVAILHDLGDLDRTMTGLPSAEEFDAMTRAERGLLSPDLAVLMAHTKLSLKRDLVAEPALDEPEFGEYFVNYFPHRLRSAVATHGRAHPLRREIAATEIINHVVAVAGFSFVHRLREQTGASTLDCVRALRIVSELFGIDDIKHILDTSCMHVDVADNVRLIIRLLLDRCAAVLISRRRLDFSLETTRLKPILQQIGTLVTDESTEPDRILPDPLRTLLCDDGDSNANRIADWIRFARLGPELLNVAYLATTTQCNASEIATVFFDIHRRLRIAELGDAVNRIRMTGSRSHFLARLAIGFEIAEAPVAVTESLLIAGHSSAPLFDGDLGTSHRLQLKEIDSVTAAVISAAEPDIDDLLVLMHRLKGLANLAAAIGSVAADT
- a CDS encoding SDR family NAD(P)-dependent oxidoreductase is translated as MTGGAQGIGEAIGRGLAAQGATVALVDIDLDLAESVAADIRHAGGDATAHFVDLADRDSVNSMVETVLQRHGNIHALINNGGLDAQPGLASDIDATHWNTLIDTDLSGQWWCTQAVLPNMKARGYGRIIFMSSSSIYIGGRTISPAYLAAKAGLVGLTVGLASQLEESGILVNCLMPGPTGNTGTPMDPEDVPVYLAEHPLGFGGTQPLVDSVRYLLDSTGDWVSGAIHNVSGGRLRGR
- a CDS encoding SDR family NAD(P)-dependent oxidoreductase — translated: MTAESSTELHQPPRGAGKLSLDGRVAVITGAATGIGRAAAIQFARAGACVAVVDIADGEPVVEQIAAAGGPIARAYRADVSDAGQVEGAIGQISADFGRIDVLYANVGAHEWGSAVEASVDSWERMLAVNLSGTFYLTKYGIPALVESGGGSIITTSSEYGLLGARRSAGYCAAKAGIINLTRALAVDHGADNIRANCLVPGPTATEKGLELFASDDGLGAAQDRLILLERNGTADEIASAALFLASPASSFVTGAVIKVDGGATSWYSV
- a CDS encoding MFS transporter, which encodes MQASVIDDSPILRFHRKLRLQCGGGTFLDGYVLSAIAVAMPGIKGEYDLSAAALSSLAAAAIVGIFVGSLIFGPLSDRLGRHKLFTLDLVAFVAFSALTYFVTDLWQLILLRLLAGIAVGADYPLAMTMVTEWMPRRHRTGGIGMLVMWWFGGAIAAYVFGYAIVATFGDDAWRLVLASATIPAAITLLLRVGMPESPRWLLSRDRRDEALETLKSVYGPDATLEGLETPAKDEERGRLRELFSRKYIRRTIFASGPYAAQATAFYVILTFEPTILNSFGLGHGHASYVGSAATSIIFLIGVLPVQRLAESFGRRRLYIWSFALMVLPLAVLGIFPLESAIIVVACFCFYALVSGPTSVLSWSYPNELFPTKIRATAVGFATSMTRISAAIGTFLLPISIDSLGIRPTMLIGAGVVAAGLLMCILWAPETSGQSLDEASALPAEETTGLKVNPA
- a CDS encoding 5-methylcytosine restriction system specificity protein McrC translates to MTTTAAAICRRGGRGVRPGSGPTRYLDHGRTVTIEPDLTWYDNDDKPVAVIDAKYKTTAPGKRGPNADMYQLTAYCTALGLREGHLIYAKGDTASPAVEVIGADITIYCHALDLTTPPAELLASIDTLVEAMRTRNGDEFSVVGHGS